A region of Moorena producens PAL-8-15-08-1 DNA encodes the following proteins:
- the mreD gene encoding rod shape-determining protein MreD — protein MTNTSEFSIWVRRTINWAVTVISVIFCSILLMTRLPGMELLGIAPNWLLIWVVAWSMKRTAFQGAFAGLVLGLVQDGMTFPEPTHVYSLAIVGILTALIQKQRYIQEDFISVALIVFGMAIVGETVTAIQHSFQGSRQLAQIWTDHQRIAICSAILSSLWAPVVYYPLNRWWQWCNSMEES, from the coding sequence ATGACCAACACGTCTGAGTTTTCTATTTGGGTTCGTCGAACAATCAATTGGGCAGTGACTGTTATTTCAGTTATCTTCTGCTCAATCTTATTAATGACACGTTTACCTGGAATGGAATTACTGGGAATCGCTCCCAACTGGCTGTTGATTTGGGTTGTGGCCTGGAGCATGAAACGCACAGCCTTTCAAGGAGCATTCGCAGGGTTGGTATTGGGGTTAGTGCAAGATGGTATGACATTCCCTGAGCCTACCCATGTCTATAGCCTTGCCATCGTGGGGATCTTGACTGCTCTGATTCAAAAGCAACGGTATATTCAGGAAGATTTTATTTCAGTAGCTTTAATTGTGTTTGGCATGGCGATTGTTGGGGAAACAGTGACTGCTATTCAGCATAGTTTTCAAGGCTCTCGCCAATTAGCACAAATCTGGACAGACCATCAGCGTATTGCCATCTGTTCTGCAATTCTCAGTAGTCTTTGGGCACCAGTCGTCTACTATCCACTCAATCGATGGTGGCAGTGGTGCAATTCAATGGAGGAATCGTGA
- the mreC gene encoding rod shape-determining protein MreC produces the protein MYMLRRWWGRHGVAIMLGSLTLIAAWLLRTTQGATIFEIYQLITRPFQSLPPREESLSNARILELQQQVEELKTQNQKLKELLGYKKTQNKLRIVAPVVGRSADSWWQEIILGRGSEAGIKTGFVVMAPGGIVGRVVSVTPHTSRALLISDPTSKVGAVISRSRSMGFLGGQGTNRAIMQFFDKVPNVRPGDAVATSTVSQLFPAGLPLGRVESVILDKSPAPEAIIELTAPMSYLEWVIIHPNHP, from the coding sequence ATGTACATGCTGCGTCGCTGGTGGGGGAGACATGGAGTAGCAATTATGCTGGGGAGTCTTACCCTGATTGCTGCTTGGTTACTGAGAACAACTCAGGGTGCAACAATTTTTGAAATCTATCAATTGATAACCCGCCCTTTTCAATCGCTACCTCCAAGAGAAGAAAGCCTCTCTAATGCGCGGATACTGGAACTACAACAGCAGGTAGAGGAACTCAAAACCCAAAACCAGAAGCTAAAAGAGCTGTTAGGTTATAAGAAAACCCAGAATAAACTAAGAATTGTTGCGCCTGTTGTGGGACGTAGCGCTGACAGTTGGTGGCAAGAAATCATTCTGGGAAGAGGGAGTGAAGCTGGAATCAAAACGGGCTTCGTTGTTATGGCACCTGGCGGTATAGTGGGTAGAGTCGTTAGCGTGACACCCCACACCAGTCGTGCCTTGCTGATCAGTGACCCCACTAGTAAGGTAGGTGCCGTGATCAGCCGTAGCCGTAGCATGGGTTTTTTGGGTGGACAAGGAACTAATCGGGCAATAATGCAGTTTTTTGATAAAGTGCCAAACGTCCGTCCTGGTGATGCTGTGGCTACCTCCACTGTTAGCCAGCTTTTCCCAGCTGGTTTACCCCTAGGACGTGTAGAGTCTGTTATTCTTGACAAAAGTCCAGCGCCAGAGGCGATTATTGAGCTGACAGCCCCCATGAGTTATCTGGAGTGGGTGATTATTCATCCCAATCACCCATGA
- a CDS encoding rod shape-determining protein yields MGIDLGTANTLVYVSGKGIVLQEPSVVAIDQDEKLPLAVGEEAKKMLGRTPGNVVALRPLRDGVIADFDTAELMLKHFIQRVNEGKALVSPRIVIGIPSGVTGVERRAVMEAALQAGAREVRLIDEPVAAAIGAGLPVAEPTGNMIIDIGGGTTEVAVLSLQGTVLSESVRVAGDELNEAITQYMKKVHNLVIGERTAEDIKIRIGSAYPTPEDNEAAMEVRGLHLLSGLPRTVTIKRPEIRESMAEPLSVIVDAVKRTLERTPPELAADIIDRGIMLAGGGALLKGLDTLISHESGIVTHVAADPLSCVVLGTGRVLENYKQLERVFSGRSRNM; encoded by the coding sequence ATGGGTATAGACCTGGGTACAGCTAACACCTTAGTCTATGTATCTGGTAAGGGCATTGTTCTTCAAGAGCCTTCTGTGGTTGCCATTGATCAAGACGAAAAGCTTCCTCTAGCCGTAGGCGAAGAGGCAAAAAAGATGTTGGGAAGAACCCCAGGTAATGTAGTTGCCCTACGTCCTTTACGGGATGGTGTGATTGCTGACTTCGATACCGCTGAACTGATGCTGAAGCACTTCATCCAGCGGGTAAACGAAGGCAAAGCCCTAGTTTCACCTCGAATTGTGATTGGTATCCCCAGCGGTGTCACAGGTGTGGAGCGACGAGCCGTCATGGAAGCCGCATTACAAGCTGGTGCTAGAGAAGTTAGGTTAATTGATGAACCAGTAGCAGCAGCCATTGGTGCTGGATTACCTGTAGCAGAACCAACGGGTAACATGATTATTGATATCGGTGGAGGCACCACTGAGGTAGCAGTTCTCAGTTTACAGGGGACCGTTCTAAGTGAATCAGTGCGTGTTGCGGGAGATGAACTGAATGAGGCAATCACTCAGTATATGAAAAAAGTCCATAACCTAGTGATTGGGGAACGGACAGCAGAAGACATCAAAATCCGCATTGGCTCAGCCTATCCGACACCTGAGGATAATGAAGCTGCCATGGAAGTGCGAGGATTACACTTGCTGTCTGGCTTGCCACGAACTGTCACCATCAAACGACCAGAGATTCGTGAAAGTATGGCAGAACCCCTTTCTGTTATTGTTGATGCTGTTAAGCGCACTCTAGAACGGACTCCCCCCGAACTGGCAGCTGATATTATTGATAGAGGTATTATGCTGGCGGGTGGTGGTGCTTTATTGAAAGGATTAGATACACTTATTAGTCATGAAAGTGGCATTGTCACCCATGTGGCAGCTGATCCACTCAGCTGTGTTGTTTTGGGAACTGGTCGAGTATTAGAGAACTACAAACAGTTAGAGCGGGTGTTTAGTGGGCGTTCCCGTAATATGTAG
- a CDS encoding HAD family hydrolase, which translates to MNCVAAPDRQLSRFYLPQNTVPYLQQLTVFCDFDGPIVDVSNRYYTTYQLALTDTQGFYQAKGISLPIQTMSKQQFWQMKQERIPDEEIAMRSGLRGEQIDFFLGRVIKIVNQSALLNKDQLQPNVNWALPLLHSYGIRLVLVTLRCTSQVKQILSNYGLTRLFSGIYGTTENHHAYQNYAQVKQELLQQALSEHSTSSYTEQSPLAQPSVSAWMIGDTEADILAGQALSIPTIALTCGIRSQSYLKWFEPTHICSDLLCATSYLLELSRAVDSTKLAM; encoded by the coding sequence ATGAACTGTGTTGCTGCCCCAGACAGGCAATTATCCCGATTTTACCTGCCTCAAAATACAGTCCCCTACTTGCAACAACTGACCGTATTCTGTGATTTTGACGGTCCGATTGTTGATGTTTCCAATCGCTACTACACCACGTACCAGCTAGCACTAACCGATACTCAAGGCTTCTACCAAGCTAAAGGTATAAGCTTACCGATCCAGACCATGAGTAAACAGCAGTTCTGGCAAATGAAGCAAGAACGCATCCCTGACGAAGAAATTGCCATGCGCTCAGGGTTACGAGGAGAGCAAATCGATTTCTTCTTGGGGCGTGTGATCAAGATTGTGAATCAATCTGCCTTATTGAACAAAGATCAGCTGCAACCAAACGTAAACTGGGCCTTACCTTTGCTGCATTCTTATGGTATCAGACTAGTTCTGGTGACATTGCGTTGCACATCCCAGGTCAAACAGATATTGAGCAATTACGGTTTAACTCGTCTTTTTAGCGGCATTTATGGGACCACAGAAAACCACCATGCTTATCAAAACTATGCTCAGGTCAAACAGGAACTTCTCCAACAAGCACTGTCTGAGCATAGTACTTCATCCTATACCGAACAATCTCCGCTGGCTCAACCGTCCGTATCTGCTTGGATGATTGGTGATACAGAAGCCGATATTCTCGCAGGACAAGCCCTCTCAATTCCCACCATAGCTCTTACCTGTGGCATTCGTTCTCAATCATATCTCAAGTGGTTTGAACCCACTCATATCTGTAGCGACCTACTTTGTGCCACCTCTTATCTATTAGAACTCTCTAGAGCTGTTGACTCTACCAAACTTGCTATGTAG